Within Thermoleophilaceae bacterium, the genomic segment GTCGTTCTTGAGGCCCTCGAGCATCGCGCGGAACTCGCCCTCGTGCTCGCGCACGCGGCCGCACAGGTCCTCCTCCTCGAAGATGTCGAGGTTGGCCATGGCCACGGCGGCGGACACCGGATGGCCGCCGAACGTGAGCCCGTGCGTGAACATGCTCTTGCCGGACGCGAACGGTTCGAACACCTTGTCCGACGCGATCACGGCGCCCATCGGCGCGTAGGCGGAGGTGATGCCCTTCGCCGTGGTGATGAGGTCGGGCTCGAAGCCGTAGCGCTCGCAGCCGAAGTAGTGGCCGATGCGGCCCCACGAGCAGATCACCTCGTCGGAGATCATCAGCACGCCGTACTCGTCGCAGATCTCGCGCACGCGCTGGAAGTAGCCCTCCGGCGGGGTGAAGCAGCCGCCCGAGTTCTGCACCGGCTCGAGGATCACGGCGGCGACGGTGTCCGGTCCCTCGAACTCGATCCGCTTGGCGATCTCCTCCGCCGGGTCGAGGTACTCGGGGTTGCGGTAGCTGTTGGTGTTGGCCACGTGGGCGCTGCCCACCGGCAGCGGCTCGAAGGCGCTGCGGATGCCGCCGATGCCGGTGGCGATGAGCGCGCCGAGCGTGGTGCCGTGGTAAGCGGTCTGGCGGGCGATGATCTTGTAGCGGCCGGCCTCGCCGCGGATGCGGTGGTACTGGCGGCTGAGCTTGATCGCGCTCTCGACGGCCTCGGAGCCGCCGGAGGTGAAGAACACGCGGTTGAGGTCGCCCGGCGCAAGCTTCGCGATGCGGGCCGCCAGCTCGATCGCCAGCGGGTGCGCAAAGGTCCAGTTCGTGTAGAAGCCGAGCTCCTTCGCCTGGCGTGCCGCGGCCTCGCCGAGCTCGCCGCGACCGTGGCCGGCGTTCACGCAGAAGAGAGCGGACAGGCCGTCCAGGTACTTCTTGCCGTGCTCGTCCCAGACGTAGCAGCCCTCGCCGCGCACGATGATCGGCAGCTCGTGCTCCTCGTACGCGCCCATGCGCGTGAAGTGCATCCACAGGTGGCGCTTGGCAAGCTCCTGCAGGCGACCGTGGTGTGCCTCCCCGATCTGCGGTGCGCCTTCGAGCCTAGTTGCCATTGCTTAACACTCTCCTTCTCCCCGACGGACTGGACGCTATGGACAACGGTAGCGCCGGGCTGGAGCCCGAACAAGGGAGCACACGGTCAAACTGGAGCCACACCGCTTGTACCGGTTGTACAAGCCGGTGGGCTAGTTTTTGCGCATTCGTTACTTGCGTTCGCCGCATGACACCCCTAAGTTCTCTCCCGCTCTAACGGCCCGGCGAGCCGGGCCGGGGGAATTTGGCCATTGAGGAGGAGCCATCGGAGCTCAGATCGCGACCACCGATTCGTCGCCTGAATCGGGGGCGCAAGCCAGCCCTGGATCCGTCCCGAGCGTCCGCCTCGAGCGG encodes:
- a CDS encoding aspartate aminotransferase family protein, whose translation is MATRLEGAPQIGEAHHGRLQELAKRHLWMHFTRMGAYEEHELPIIVRGEGCYVWDEHGKKYLDGLSALFCVNAGHGRGELGEAAARQAKELGFYTNWTFAHPLAIELAARIAKLAPGDLNRVFFTSGGSEAVESAIKLSRQYHRIRGEAGRYKIIARQTAYHGTTLGALIATGIGGIRSAFEPLPVGSAHVANTNSYRNPEYLDPAEEIAKRIEFEGPDTVAAVILEPVQNSGGCFTPPEGYFQRVREICDEYGVLMISDEVICSWGRIGHYFGCERYGFEPDLITTAKGITSAYAPMGAVIASDKVFEPFASGKSMFTHGLTFGGHPVSAAVAMANLDIFEEEDLCGRVREHEGEFRAMLEGLKNDLPIVGDVRGAGYFHAIELVKDKETKESFNDEESEQLLRGFLSGELYKRGLICRADDRGDPVIQFSPPLVAGPEQFAEIEAVIRPVLTEAWERVVKH